The following coding sequences lie in one Fusarium poae strain DAOMC 252244 chromosome 1, whole genome shotgun sequence genomic window:
- a CDS encoding hypothetical protein (TransMembrane:1 (o245-261i)), which yields MASPPKPWEQPGAAATAAVPSISPSVASTVDLADAPPIPNRPASLTSTVNQNAANYSRMNSSPYGSMGGAYSSPYSSPYSRFGMGGMGGGYGSMYGGGYGGYGGGMYGGMGGGMYGGGMGMPGDQNSLTNSFNNSTQATFQMLEGIVTAFGGFAQMLESTYMATHSSFFAMVSVAEQFGNLRDTLGSVLGIFTLMRWIRTLIAKITGRPPPADATALTPAAFARFEGRSIGPDGNPLPAKASKKPLIFFVLAAFGIPYLMSKMIRSLAASQEQEQRRLQAQAIESQQPVDPSKLEFCRLTFDFLPQPNTGMELEARKGDLVAVLNKNDPSGNPSEWWQCRARDGRQGYLPSTYLEVIKRPAQEPKKLKAAPSESSRTNSLTSSTMRPEDGKEYASANGMQRSHFYS from the exons ATGGCTTCTCCACCTAAGCCCTGGGAGCAACCTGGCGCGGCTGCGACTGCTGCTG TCCCTTCCATCTCTCCCTCCGTCGCATCAACCGTCGATTTAGCCGACGCTCCTCCAATTCCTAATCGTCCTGCTTCTCTCACCTCTACCGTTAATCAGAACGCTGCCAACTACAGCCGAATGAATTCCTCACCATACGGTTCCATGGGCGGCGCATACTCGTCGCCCTATTCCAGCCCCTACTCGCGATTTGGAATGGGTGGCATGGGCGGCGGGTATGGTAGCATGTACGGAGGAGGATATGGCGGTTATGGAGGGGGCATGTACGGCGGCATGGGTGGTGGCATGTATGGTGGTGGCATGGGAATGCCTGGCGACCAAAACAGCTTGACAAACTCGTTCAACAACAGTACACAAGCTACTTTCCAGATGCTTGAGGGCATTGTCACGGCCTTTGGTGGGTTTGCGCAGATGCTCGAAAGCACTTACATGGCCACTCACTCTAGCTTCTTTG CAATGGTCTCTGTTGCTGAACAATTCGGTAACTTGAGAGATACCTTGGGTTCAGTATTGGGCATTTTCACTTTGATGCGATGGATCCGAACTTTGATTGCCAAGATCACTGGTCGCCCGCCGCCAGCCGATGCGACTGCTCTCACACCGGCAGCCTTTGCTCGCTTTGAAGGCCGCAGTATTGGTCCCGATGGCAACCCTCTTCCTGCCAAGGCCAGCAAGAAGCCTCTcattttctttgttctgGCCGCCTTCGGCATTCCTTATCTCATGTCCAAGATGATTAGATCACTCGCTGCTTCACAAGAACAGGAGCAGAGGCGTCTCCAAGCACAGGCCATTGAATCACAGCAGCCCGTCGACCCGTCCAAGCTCGAGTTCTGCCGACTTACCTTCGACTTCCTCCCTCAGCCCAACACCGGCATGGAGCTTGAGGCTCGCAAGGGCGACCTTGTCGCTGTTCTCAACAAGAATGACCCATCCGGCAACCCCAGCGAGTGGTGGCAATGCAGAGCTCGTGATGGCCGCCAAGGTTACCTGCCCTCTACCTATCTTGAGGTCATCAAGCGCCCTGCGCAAGAGCCCAAGAAACTCAAGGCCGCCCCTAGCGAGAGTAGCCGCACAAACTCATTGACAAGTTCAACCATGCGTCCCGAAGATGGTAAGGAGTATGCTTCAGCCAACGGCATGCAGAGGAGCCACTTCTACTCATAA
- a CDS encoding hypothetical protein (BUSCO:10453at5125), producing the protein MSEQPDAPMGDVSPGHEHAELVVDASNVAISTDDGERASKRVKMNDSIPSDSVPGEGLHDAPASKENGSVTNGDKEDRVEEQKIDSKPEHVDGRTKGIAPIKKEYLVDTSKFKDISTDAVNDDDAAEARGTADNEGQDDNRKGGKGKKDKKDKKKKGQNTERDFGKFDDAFRLCNSRAFYPEFSPRECRFGDRCNLSHDIRKYLEEGRRGDVETFGGKCPVFEAHGHCPAGWKCRFVKSHMKEIEHEDGRKELVLINTSANGGDNGEPVDEGSEEKRPAIYNVVGIDKKIALNRKRTDFTQSEQYIGWLNKEAKLSEEFMNRRKNQSSEGIEDLRARFIDPPFKPSEKRRLYFGAETPTLAPLTTQGNLPFRRLCVELGAQLTYSEMALSMPLIQGTKADWTLLKAHESEITPPKFNPGSVPIFDDYNHSKDIKFGAQISGNNHWVVTKAADVLNRFCPHLRLIDLNCGCPIDMVFKSGGGSALLENSGKLERMIRGMNAVSGEVPITAKIRTGIRNSRPTATQLIGKLAFGAREHRERLGAPGCAALTLHGRSREQRYTKKADWGYISECAALIKTYNKEKDALTDTIAEPDASTLANAKDGRMYFLGNGDCYSHVEYYEHIEKARVDTVMIGRGALIKPWLFEEIEKGQYLDKSSSERLRYIEKFVRYGLDAWGSDELGIGFTRRFLLEWLSFAHRYVPIGLLEHLPPDLNDRPPAYEGRDEMETLMASNNFRDWIKISEMFLGPVHPTFKFQPKHKSNSYEAEG; encoded by the exons ATGAGCGAGCAACCCGACGCTCCGATGGGTGATGTCTCCCCAGGCCATGAGCATGCCGAGCTCGTGGTTGATGCAAGCAACGTTGCTATTTCCACCGACGACGGAGAGCGGGCTTCGAAGCGAGTTAAGATGAACGACTCGATCCCCTCTGACTCTGTGCCTGGAGAAGGCCTGCATGATGCACCTGCAAGCAAGGAGAACGGAAGCGTGACAAATGGCGACAAGGAGGACAGGGTTGAAGAGCAAAAGATAGACTCTAAGCCAGAACATGTCGACGGGCGTACCAAGGGAATTGCACCCATTAAGAAAGA GTACCTCGTCGACACGTCAAAGTTCAAGGATATATCAACAGATGCTgtgaatgatgatgatgcagccGAGGCGCGTGGCACTGCAGACAATGAGGGCCAGGATGACAACCGCAAGGGGGGTAAGGGGAagaaagacaagaaggacaagaagaagaagggccaGAACACAGAGCGTGACTTTGGCAAGTTCGACGACGCCTTTCGCCTTTGCAACAGCCGAGCCTTCTACCCCGAGTTTTCTCCCAGAGAATGCAGGTTCGGTGATCGTTGCAACCTTTCCCACGATATTCGCAAGTATCTCGAGGAGGGACGCCGAGGTGACGTTGAGACTTTTGGGGGCAAATGTCCTGTGTTTGAGGCCCATGGCCATTGTCCTGCAGGCTGGAAGTGCCGATTTGTTAAGAGCCACATGAAGGAGATCGAGCATGAGGATGGAAGAAAGGAGCTGGTGCTTATCAACACTTCTGCTAACGGTGGCGACAACGGTGAGCCCGTGGACGAGGGATCTGAGGAAAAGCGACCCGCTATCTACAACGTTGTCGGTATTGACAAGAAAATTGCCCTCAACCGCAAGCGAACAGATTTCACGCAGTCTGAACAGTACATCGGTTGGCTTAATAAGGAGGCCAAACTGAGTGAAGAGTTCATGAACCGTCGCAAGAATCAGTCCAGTGAGGGAATTGAAGATCTTCGTGCCCGCTTTATCGATCCTCCTTTCAAGCCTTCTGAGAAGCGTCGACTTTATTTCGGTGCTGAGACCCCCACTCTGGCACCTCTCACTACGCAGGGAAACCTTCCTTTCCGTCGACTTTGCGTTGAACTTGGCGCTCAGCTCACCTACTCTGAGATGGCCCTGAGCATGCCTCTGATCCAAGGAACAAAGGCCGACTGGACGCTCCTCAAGGCCCACGAGTCCGAGATCACACCTCCCAAGTTCAACCCAGGCTCTGTTCCCATTTTCGACGACTACAACCACTCCAAGGACATCAAGTTTGGTGCTCAGATTTCTGGAAACAATCACTGGGTTGTCACGAAGGCCGCGGATGTTTTAAACCGCTTCTGCCCTCACCTTCGTCTCATCGACCTTAACTGCGGTTGCCCCATTGACATGGTCTTTAAGTCTGGTGGTGGGTCAGCACTTCTCGAAAACTCGGGCAAACTGGAGCGCATGATTCGAGGAATGAATGCTGTGTCAGGAGAGGTTCCCATCACCGCCAAAATTCGCACGGGAATTCGAAACTCTCGTCCTACGGCCACCCAGCTCATCGGTAAGCTGGCGTTCGGTGCACGAGAGCACAGAGAACGCCTTGGTGCTCCTGGATGTGCTGCCCTAACTCTCCACGGTCGCAGCCGTGAGCAGCGATACACCAAGAAAGCCGACTGGGGCTACATCAGCGAATGTGCTGCTCTCATCAAGACTTACAACAAGGAGAAGGATGCCCTGACCGATACAATTGCTGAGCCTGACGCCAGCACCCTTGCGAACGCCAAGGATGGCCGCATGTATTTCCTTGGTAATGGTGACTGCTACTCCCACGTCGAGTATTACGAGCATATCGAGAAGGCTCGTGTTGACACTGTCATGATTGGTCGTGGTGCTCTAATCAAGCCGTGGCTGTTTGAAGAGATTGAGAAGGGCCAATATCTCGACAAGTCGTCCAGTGAGCGCCTCCGTTACATTGAGAAATTCGTGCGCTACGGTCTCGATGCCTGGGGTTCTGACGAGCTCGGCATCGGTTTCACTCGTCGTTTCCTCCTGGAGTGGCTTAGCTTTGCCCACCGCTACGTTCCTATTGGTTTGCTCGAGCATCTTCCTCCTGACCTCAACGACCGTCCTCCCGCGTACGAGGGCCGAGACGAGATGGAGACTCTGATGGCGTCGAACAACTTCAGGGACTGGATCAAGATCAG TGAGATGTTCCTCGGTCCTGTCCACCCAACATTCAAGTTCCAGCCCAAGCACAAGTCCAACTCGTACGAGGCTGAGGGTTAA
- a CDS encoding hypothetical protein (TransMembrane:4 (i21-38o50-69i116-135o150-168i)), translating to MKILTKEEEEAHYSAVLKGGFIGGSLGLTIGLGGVVLASRRYPAFRGLTLPFRTFLVTSAGTFGAIINADRWSMDFQKKQNPMNFYEDQTQRAQQIVRENQTAMERFMEYGKENRYSIVFVSWLASMGVAFAMVSRSPMNTANKVVQARVYAQGLTLAVLIISAIFEVNDAKKGEGRWQTVMVVDPNDPEHKRLIEKKIHKEEYEGQDLWKDMVAAEERRLAEKKQAQASKA from the exons ATGAAGATTCTCacaaaggaagaagaggaggcgCATTACTCGGCCGTCCTCAAGGGTGGCTTCATCGGAGGCAGTCTTGGTCTCACAATCGGCCTTGGAGGTGTTGTCCTTGCTTCAAGGCGGTATCCTGCTTTCCGCGGTCTCACTCTTCCCTTCAGGACCTTCCTCGTCACATCTGCCGGTACCTTCGGCgccatcatcaacgccgaTCGCTGGTCAATGGATTTCCAAAAGAAGCAGAACCCTATGAATTTTTACGAGGACCAGACTCAGCGCGCGCAGCAAATCGTTCGCGAGAACCAGACTGCAATGGAGCGATTCATGGAGTACGGAAAGGAGAACCGATACTCTATCGTTTTCGTCTCATGGCTTGCTTCCATGGGTGTTGCCTTTGCCATGGTTAGCCGCTCACCCATGAACACAGCCAACAAGGTCGTTCAGGCTCGTGTGTACGCCCAGGGTCTTACTCTGGCGgttctcatcatctctgCAATCTTTGAGGTGAACGACGCCAAGAAGGGTGAGGGTCGCTGGCAGACTGTCATGGTTGTCGACCCCAACGACCCCGAACACAAGCGTCtcattgagaagaagattcACAAGGAGGAGTACGAGGGTCAGGACCTCTGGAAAG ATATGGTTGCTGCTGAGGAGCGACGATTGGCTGAAAAGAAGCAAGCCCAGGCGAGCAAGGCCTAA
- a CDS encoding hypothetical protein (BUSCO:30696at5125), with protein MADPRRSPDKSLLKTRGAQPQQRSPAPAAPMRGQSFVDDDSDDDDESSDQMPLPRSHTPGHLASKSIQANRRKPSDLSIRQRSQSASQSASQPPSQPASQGASTTSKTATYKPPSGFSNIAGDASSEGDRRTRRPTASRSTSAITSRTTAQAAARYGPHRSRIFHEEYTPYPLLPDPKTSPKVDVAPASGMYWSRAPVSGATHTSLRAHTTTIIGSNVYVFGGCDSRTCFNDLYVLDADSFHWTIPYVVGDIPVPLRAMTCTAVGKKLIVFGGGDGPEYYNDVYVLDTTNFRWTKPKIIGDKMPSKRRAHTACLYKNGLYVFGGGDGVRALNDIWRLDVADVNKMSWRLVSSSDKASPGTKDYRPKARGYHTANMVGSKLIIFGGSDGGECFDDVWVYDVDAQVWKAVAIPVAFRRLSHTATIVGSYLFVIGGHDGSEYSNDVLLLNLVTMTWDRRKVYGKAPSGRGYHGTVLYDSRLIIIGGFDGSEVFGDVMLLELAVHAYYSQISHFTIEV; from the coding sequence ATGGCGGATCCGCGGAGGTCTCCCGATAAGTCGCTTCTCAAGACAAGAGGTGCTCAACCACAGCAGAGATCGCCAGCTCCGGCAGCCCCAATGCGAGGGCAGAGCTTTGTCGACGACGATTcggacgacgatgacgagtcAAGCGATCAGATGCCCTTGCCAAGGAGTCATACACCAGGTCATCTCGCCAGCAAAAGCATACAAGCGAATCGCCGAAAACCTTCGGATCTTTCCATCCGACAACGCTCTCAATCCGCATCCCAATCCGCATCCCAACCTCCGTCACAGCCCGCCTCACAGGGAGCCTCCACGACCTCGAAAACAGCGACCTACAAACCACCGTCTGGCTTCTCAAATATTGCCGGGGATGCGTCAAGTGAAGGAGATAGACGTACTCGGCGGCCAACCGCTTCACGGTCAACATCCGCCATAACCAGTCGAACAACTGCACAAGCAGCCGCACGATACGGGCCACATAGATCCCGCATATTCCATGAGGAATACACACCGTACCCCCTACTTCCAGACCCAAAGACATCTCCCAAAGTCGACGTGGCTCCAGCATCGGGCATGTACTGGTCAAGGGCACCCGTGTCGGGCGCTACTCACACCTCCTTGCGAGCACATACAACGACTATCATTGGTTCAAACGTATATGTCTTTGGTGGCTGCGACTCGAGAACATGCTTCAACGATCTTTATGTGCTGGATGCGGATTCCTTCCATTGGACTATACCTTATGTCGTTGGCGATATACCCGTTCCTTTGAGGGCCATGACGTGTACTGCTGTAGGCAAGAAGCTCATCGTGTTTGGTGGAGGTGACGGTCCGGAGTACTACAACGATGTTTATGTTTTGGATACAACAAACTTTCGGTGGACAAAGCCGAAGATTATAGGAGACAAGATGCCCTCAAAGCGAAGAGCGCACACCGCTTGTCTTTATAAAAATGGTCTTTACGTTTTTGGCGGCGGTGATGGTGTCCGGGCCTTGAACGATATATGGCGTTTAGATGTTGCCGATGTTAACAAAATGTCATGGCGACTGGTTTCAAGTTCCGATAAGGCGAGTCCTGGGACCAAAGACTACCGTCCCAAAGCAAGAGGCTATCACACGGCCAATATGGTGGGCAGCAAACTTATCATTTTTGGAGGTTCTGATGGCGGTGAATGTTTTGACGACGTATGGGTATACGATGTTGACGCGCAAGTGTGGAAAGCAGTAGCCATACCGGTTGCTTTTCGTCGCCTGTCACATACGGCCACAATAGTTGGCTCATATCTCTTCGTTATCGGCGGACACGACGGAAGCGAATATTCTAACGACGTCCTACTTCTGAACTTGGTTACGATGACATGGGACAGACGCAAGGTATATGGAAAAGCGCCTTCGGGCCGTGGCTATCATGGGACGGTGCTTTATGATAGCCGGCTCATTATTATTGGAGGGTTCGATGGAAGCGAGGTGTTTGGCGACGTTATGTTGTTAGAGCTGGCTGTCCATGCGTACTACTCGCAGATCAGTCACTTTACCATCGAGGTGTAA